The proteins below are encoded in one region of Canis lupus familiaris isolate Mischka breed German Shepherd chromosome 21, alternate assembly UU_Cfam_GSD_1.0, whole genome shotgun sequence:
- the ATG16L2 gene encoding LOW QUALITY PROTEIN: protein Atg16l2 isoform X4 (The sequence of the model RefSeq protein was modified relative to this genomic sequence to represent the inferred CDS: deleted 1 base in 1 codon) — protein sequence MAGPGARWKRHIVRQLRQRDRTQKALFLELVPAYNCLLEKAELLARISEKLQPKPNDVTPATLQGPWEEESGPDSDLVPSSSTLRVKWQEEEEGLRLVCGEMAYQVVAKSAALGALESTLEQRQSTLAALQARVAELREEQARQTRQVDAQRALNVAQRAAYEALRGRARLQEAALRRLEEEARDLLERLVQRKARAAAERNLRNERYEKAKQARMSLELKAAAQRTVSISESPNTIGDGIREEGKTLALMAEPVSPKSEAGEKWLRTFRSASATSLTLSRCVDVVKGLLDFKKRRGRSIGGASEQRYQSIPVCVAAQPPSQVLDVLDAHLSEVNAVCFGPNSSLLATGGADRLIHLWNVVGGRLEANQTLEGAGGSITSVDFDPSGSQVLAATYNQAAQLWKVGEAQSKETLSGHTDKVTAAKFKLTRHQAVTGSRDRTVKEWDLGRAYCSRTISVLSYCNDVVCGDHVIISGHNDQKIRFWDSRVPCCTQVIPVQGRVTSLNLSHDQLHLLSCSRDDTLKIIDLRVSNIRQVFRADGFRCGSDWTKAVFSPDRSYALAGSWDGALYIWDVDTGKLEGSLRGPHCTAVNAVAWCYSGSHVVSVDQARKVVLWH from the exons ATGGCGGGGCCCGGCGCCCGCTGGAAACGCCACATCGTGCGGCAGCTTCGGCAGCGGGACCGCACGCAGAAGGCGCTCTTCCTGGAGCTGGTGCCCGCCT ATAACTGTCTCCTAGAGAAGGCTGAGTTGCTGGCCCGGATCTCAGAGAAGCTGCAGCCAAAGCCAAATGATGTCACCCCTGCTACCCTTCAGGGCCCTTG GGAGGAGGAATCGGGGCCTGACTCAGACCTAGTCCCATCATCAAGCACTCTGAGGGTGAAGtggcaagaggaggaggagggactcCGACTGGTCTGCGGTGAG ATGGCCTACCAGGTGGTGGCGAAGAGCGCTGCCCTGGGCGCCCTGGAGTCAACGCTGGAGCAGCGGCAGAGCAC GCTGGCGGCCCTGCAGGCCCGCGTGGCGGAGCTGCGGGAGGAGCAGGCGCGGCAGACGCGGCAAGTGGACGCCCAGCGGGCGCTGAACGTAGCGCAGCGGGCGGCCTACGAGGCGCTGCGCGGGCGCGCCCGGCTCCAGGAGGCGGCCCTGCGCAGGCTCGAGGAGGAGGCGCGGGACCTGCTGGAGAGGCTCGTGCAGCGCAAAGCCCGCGCCGCCGCCGAGCGCAACCTGCGCAACGAGCGCTACGAGAA GGCCAAGCAGGCACGGATGTCCTTGGAGCTAAAGGCGGCTGCCCAGCGGACTGTGAGCATCAGCGA gagccccaacaCCATTGGCGATGGGATCAGAGAGGAGGGTAAGACTCTGGCCCTGATGGCTGAGCCCGTGTCCCCGAAGAGTGAGGCTGGTGAGAAGTGGCTGAGGACCTTCAG GTCTGCCTCTGCCACCTCCTTGACGCTCTCCCGCTGTGTGGATGTGGTGAAGGGGCTTCTGga TTTCAAGAAGAGGAGAGGCCGTTCCATTGGGGGAGCTTCTGAGCAGCGATACCAGAGCATCCCTGTGTGCGTGGCTGCTCAACCTCCTAGCCAGGTTCTGGATGTGCTG GATGCCCACCTCTCTGAGGTCAATGCTGTTTGTTTTGGT CCCAATAGCAGCCTCCTAGCCACCGGAGGGGCCGACCGCCTCATCCACCTCTGGAACGTTGTGGGAG GTCGTCTGGAGGCCAACCAGACTCTTGAAGGAGCTGGTGGCAGCATCACCAGTGTGGACTTTGACCCTTCG GGCTCCCAGGTATTAGCAGCTACTTACAATCAGGCCGCCCAGCTCTGGAAGGTGGGGGAAGCACAGTCCAAG GAGACGCTATCTGGACACACAGACAAGGTGACAGCTGCCAAATTCAAGCTGACAAGGCACCAGGCGGTGACTGGGAGCCGAGACCGGACAGTGAAGGAGTGGGACCTCGGCCGCGCCTACT GCTCCAGGACCATCAGTGTCCTTTCCTACTGTAATGATGTGGTGTGTGGGGACCATGTCATCATTAGTGGCCACAATGACCAGAAGATCCGGTTCTGGGACAGCAG gGTCCCCTGTTGCACCCAGGTCATCCCTGTGCAGGGTCGGGTCACTTCCCTGAACCTCAGCCATGACCAGCTGCATCTGCTCAGCTGTTCCCGAGATGACACACTCAAGATCATTGACCTTCGAGTCAGCAATATCCGCCAGGTGTTTAG GGCTGATGGCTTCAGGTGCGGTTCTGACTGGACCAAAGCCGTGTTCAG CCCGGACAGAAGCTATGCCCTGGCAGGTTCCTGGGACGGAGCCCTTTACATCTGGGATGTAGACACTGGGAAGCTGGAGGGCAGTCTGCGGGGACCCCACTG CACTGCTGTCAACGCCGTGGCCTGGTGCTACTCGGGGAGCCATGTGGTGAGCGTGGACCAGGCCAGGAAGGTGGTGCTCTGGCACTAG